TCATAAGAAACACCTGCTTGGCTGACAAAGTTATGATGGGACATTAGGCGGTGAAAATCGAATGAACTGAAGAAAATGTAATGTTATGGTCGCTGTCGCAAGTAGAAAGGTAAGTAATTATGGGTTAAGACTAGTGTCgtcgttattattattagtagtagtattagtatTGTTATTTTAACGGGTACAAATGGAGTCAGCTAGATTGATTGCAAATTAAACAGCCGGGTTGATCCACTAAAGCAACCATAAACTGATTGCCAGCTACTCGCTTTAGTTGTTAAGCAAAGCAGAGGCAACAAAACTAGCTGCCAGGAATACAGCTGGATGGCTCTGTTGCTTCTTTTTCAGATTTCTAATGCATAGATGAACAAGAACATAATTAACTGCCTTTTTTGCAGAAAGTCCAGAAACAATTGACCTTTTATGCTTTTTAAGTTAAACGGATTGCACAATTCATATGCTGTGCTAAGGGTAAGGCTAAAAGCAAGACATGTGATTGCAAGGCCTGTGAAAAAGAAGGGGATGTAAAAGTTTGTGGAAGTCACTTTAATCAGCTGTTTCCTGCAGGCTTTGTGACTGAGTCTCTGTTCTTGTTTAtttgcctttttaatttagtgGCTGAGAAATTAATGCTGCTTTTATGAAGtttaaaatgtaagaaatgtaGTTCGTACTGCTCCTCAGTTACACTTCACTTTACTATCACAGTGCAGTGCttatatgtttctttttaataaatataaaccCTTGAAAGTAAACCAGAGTGGCTGGATCACTGTAGAACATCTAGCTGCACCTAATACAGTCTCGGTATAGCACCATCTGTGGATGAACAGTCACTGCCATTATGCTCAACTCATTTTCCTAGCTCATTTCCCCAGCAAATGTGGCCACACTCTGCCGGTACTCTACTTTTATGTGTACTCCAACCTGTCCTTATTCTTCTCTCGCACCATAGATGAACTGCTTCAGTCAGAGGTTCAGACAGACAGCTCCCATGCTTGGCAGCAGCAAAAATGAGCTTGTCCCCTCCAAGCCTCCCAGAAGGAACGGATGGTCGTGGCCCCCTCAAGCCTTCCAGGTGGTTGGGTGGTTGGTGTACAGCTATCTCACCATAGTCAGCTTTGGTATCTATATCCCGCTTCTGCCTCTGCCGTGGAAACATGTGGCCTATACTGTATCCTTAACACACAGCGGGTCTTTCTTATTTGAATATGGAGCAAACATTAGCctgtgctgggtttttttttgtctttttttgtctgtgctgcTGAACAGGACAAGGATTTTGTTGTGTGGCATGTCTGTATGGGCTTCAGTCACACCCAGTGTGACAGACTTTCTTTTTCTGGCCCAAAAGACATAATCAGTGGCCTTTTTGTAAGCTGTTGAATGCCGCATGATGTCAACCACAAGAACAGTCAATGTCTTCAGTCTTTATTTCTCATGCACAAGACTTGTACAGCAGTTGTTCTCTCATACTAGTCCCACttaatattttttcacattactGCACATTTATCACACGCTGCAATATTCTTTAAgggcgtttaaaaaaaaaaaaaaacttccttgACTGTTGTTTTGTGCAGCTGATGGGCGTAGCGTTTATTGTGCACTTATTCGCACACATCGCAGTTCTCACTGTAGATCCAGCAGATGACAGCGTGAGGGCCAAGCAGAGCTATTCCACGCCGATGCCTCTCTTTGACCGAACAAAGCAACCGCATGTTATCCACGACCTGCACTGTTATCTTTGTGATGTGAATGTGTATGTATCCTGAGCAGCAGTCTCTAatgttcatttgcattttcaaatTGGCAGGTACCCTATCACAAATGAGGaaaaacgttttttttaataaagtgtaATGATGTAAAACATTAAATCTTCTTGCAGTGGCCCCAAAGTAAAACACTGTGGTGTTTGCAACAAGTGTGTGGAAGACTTTGATCACCATTGCAAATGGCTGAACACCTGTGTGGGTGGAAGGAACTACCGGTAAGTTGAAGTTTTTGGATTTATGAGCCTTATCGTTGCTGTCCACATGAAGTAAGACTTGCTCTATAAATTCATCGGTTTTCATGCATTACTTTCAGGTACTTCTTCTTGGCACTGTGCTCAGCTACAATAGGCGTCTTTCTGCTTATTGTGGTTGTGTTGTTCGTATTTATTCAGCATTATCTCAATCCGTACAGCTTACGGACTGCACCGCAGTTTGCCGGTGAGTGACCTGCAGTATAATCTTACCAAGTCGGTGGAAATTGCAGCACTGAAAGCTGTCCTTTGTTCCTTCTTTTCAAAGATGTGTCGGGGAATAGTACCTGGCTGATGTTTTTGCCGTTAGCTCCCATAAAGACGAGTTCAGCTGGTCTCCTAATACTATCCTTCGTAACAGTCATGCTGAGCACCACCTGCTTACTGCTGCTAAGCCATCTGCTGGGCTTTCACCTTTACCTCTGTAAGTGAATTTTGGAGACATACATGTCATAAGGTTATTTTGCCCTCTTCCAGTGATTAAGCCTCACTATATCCTGTGGTGTTTGCTCCTCACTCTGGTTTATAGATCATAAAGCCATAAGCACGTATGATTATGTTAAGCTGCAGCGgcaaa
The DNA window shown above is from Astatotilapia calliptera chromosome 11, fAstCal1.2, whole genome shotgun sequence and carries:
- the zdhhc11 gene encoding palmitoyltransferase ZDHHC11 yields the protein MVAVASRKMNCFSQRFRQTAPMLGSSKNELVPSKPPRRNGWSWPPQAFQVVGWLVYSYLTIVSFGIYIPLLPLPWKHVAYTLMGVAFIVHLFAHIAVLTVDPADDSVRAKQSYSTPMPLFDRTKQPHVIHDLHCYLCDVNVGPKVKHCGVCNKCVEDFDHHCKWLNTCVGGRNYRYFFLALCSATIGVFLLIVVVLFVFIQHYLNPYSLRTAPQFADVSGNSTWLMFLPLAPIKTSSAGLLILSFVTVMLSTTCLLLLSHLLGFHLYLYHKAISTYDYVKLQRQKEAKKRDVEAGNGTRNAKTHKAPQNQEASVDCEPSLSQRSSSCKFHDKNPFTSRLSESICTELENFKKSENKFRYGTENPSENIARGIALRDIKNWKPDNDEESQSATVKSVCSVPGVQDPLGSSIMTPDDI